The DNA segment GTTATTACTGGCTTACTTAGGGACTTTAGGGTTAAGATATATAAGAAAAAGTCGAAGCAAAAAGATCTAGATCCTGAACGTAAAATGATGTATGAAGTAGTACAAAGGGGTATGAAGGTGTTTATTAACGCAACTTATGGAGTATTTGGAGCAGAAAGCTTCCCGCTTTATGCGCCAGCAGTAGCAGAAAGCGTTACAGCCCTAGGTAGATATGTAATTACTAGCACAGTTAAAAAAGCCCAAGAGGTTGGAACTAGAGTTCTTTACGGCGATACTGATTCATTGTTCTTATATCAGCCGACACAGGAGCAATTGAATACCATAATTAAATGGGTAAAGGAGAACTTTAAGTTGGATCTAGAGCTCGATAAAAGTTATAGATTTGTAGCGTTCTCAGGATTGAAAAAGAACTACTTTGGAGTTTTCACAGATTCCACGTTTGATATAAAAGGAATGTTAGCTAAGAAAAGAAATACTCCGGAGTTCTTGAAGGAGGCATTTAAAGAAGTTAAAGATCTAATGGGTACTATAAATTCTCCTTCAGATCTTGAAAAGGTAAAGAAGGAGATTGCAGAGAAAGTAAAGAGCGTTTATGATAAGTTAAAGAATAAGGAATATAACCTAGATGAGTTAGCCTTTAGAGTTATGCTTTCTAAAGATTTGGATTCTTATACTAAGAATACTCCACAGCATGTAAAAGCAGCAATGCAATTAAGAGCCCTAGGAATTCAAGTATTACCTAGGGATATGATACTATTTGTTAAGGTAAAAAGTAAGGAAGGAGTAAAGCCAGTACAATTAGCTAAGTTGACAGAGATAGATTTGGATAAGTATTATGATGCAGTAAAAAGTACTTTTGAGCAGCTGTTAAAGTCTCTAGGCATTAGCTGGGACGAAATAGCATCTACAATATCTATAGATTCTTTCTTCAAATTTTAAATGAAAACAAAGAAATTTATTCTTCTTCTTCCTCTTCTCCGCTATCTTGAGGTTTTTCTTCCGAAGTAACTCCTTGTGCGTATTCAATCAATTCTTTCTTAAGGTCGTCGTTTAGATAATAAGAGACGACGTAAACTTTCTTGTCTTGGAAATTTTCTTCTTGCCATATATTGTCATAACTTATTATGAATATTGGTATTTTCAGTATTGCAGCAGATTTTTCTTTTCCTGCTAAGAAGTTCTTTACAGCTTCATAAACGTCTGGTTTTAAAGGTAATGGTAATTTAGCTTCTTGTGAGTCTTTCATGATTATAAAATCCGACGTGAGCTCGTTCCATTCTTTTAGTGCTTCAATAGCAGTATTTCTTA comes from the Acidianus infernus genome and includes:
- a CDS encoding DUF2286 domain-containing protein gives rise to the protein MKVIILKSENGKITSEKITEGDLAEVVRNTAIEALKEWNELTSDFIIMKDSQEAKLPLPLKPDVYEAVKNFLAGKEKSAAILKIPIFIISYDNIWQEENFQDKKVYVVSYYLNDDLKKELIEYAQGVTSEEKPQDSGEEEEEE